A genomic region of Roseateles amylovorans contains the following coding sequences:
- a CDS encoding XdhC family protein — MDNMDLQVLRQVQQWLDADQRVVLGTITRTWGSAPRPVGSVVAVRGDGTITGSVSGGCIEDDLIAKIREGALTLQRPELIRYGVGAEAAQRFGLPCGGTLELMLEPIGPQSAIAALLERLTRGERVLRTLDLATSVVTLAEPPAHSRDGADRLVLDAHRLITHHGPQWRLLIIGAGQLSQYLAQMALALDYQVEVCDPRDDYPWTLIAAPLTRDMPDDVVQRLQPDGHTAVVALTHDPKLDDLALMEALRSPAFYVGAIGSRVNQAKRRARLQEHFDLTEAQLARLHGPVGLHIGARTPPEIALSILAHMTAERYGVQISSAAPSSGAEVGCVL; from the coding sequence ATGGACAACATGGATCTGCAAGTGCTGCGTCAGGTGCAGCAATGGCTGGACGCTGACCAGCGCGTGGTGCTGGGCACCATCACCCGCACCTGGGGCTCGGCGCCTCGGCCGGTGGGATCGGTGGTCGCGGTCCGGGGCGACGGCACGATCACCGGCTCGGTCTCGGGCGGCTGCATCGAGGACGACCTGATCGCGAAAATTCGCGAAGGCGCGCTCACCCTGCAACGGCCCGAGCTGATCCGCTACGGTGTCGGCGCGGAAGCCGCGCAGCGCTTCGGACTGCCCTGCGGCGGGACGCTGGAGCTGATGCTGGAGCCGATCGGCCCGCAGTCGGCCATCGCCGCGCTGCTGGAACGCCTGACGCGGGGCGAACGCGTGCTGCGCACGCTGGACCTGGCCACCAGCGTGGTGACGCTGGCCGAGCCGCCCGCTCATTCGCGCGATGGTGCCGACCGGCTGGTGCTGGACGCGCACCGGCTCATCACCCACCACGGCCCGCAATGGCGGCTGCTGATCATCGGTGCGGGCCAGCTCAGCCAGTACTTGGCGCAGATGGCCTTGGCGCTGGACTACCAGGTTGAGGTCTGCGACCCGCGGGACGACTACCCGTGGACGCTGATCGCCGCCCCGCTGACCCGCGACATGCCCGATGACGTGGTGCAGCGGCTGCAGCCCGACGGCCACACCGCTGTCGTGGCACTCACCCATGATCCCAAGCTCGACGACCTGGCCCTGATGGAGGCGCTGCGCAGTCCGGCCTTCTATGTCGGCGCGATTGGCTCGCGGGTCAATCAGGCCAAGCGGCGCGCCCGGTTGCAGGAACACTTCGACCTCACCGAGGCCCAGCTCGCACGGCTGCATGGTCCGGTCGGCCTGCACATCGGCGCCCGGACGCCGCCCGAGATCGCGCTGTCCATCCTGGCGCACATGACGGCCGAGCGCTATGGCGTGCAGATCAGCAGCGCCGCGCCGAGCAGCGGTGCGGAGGTGGGCTGCGTCCTGTAA
- a CDS encoding glutathione S-transferase family protein: MIQLYYYPSNASMAPHIVLQELGVPFQLQLVDRNRDEHKSPAFLAINPNGLLPALRDGDLVLFECAAILLHLADRHADAGLMPPLGTPERAQAYKWLMWLTNTLQPTVIAYYYPDRWVAPGNTSGAAEVKQQAELRASAQLDLLAAEFERHGGPWVLGERYSVLDAFAFMLCRWTRNFAQPARQRPALGAFLDRMAERPALRRAIETEALPTPWY; the protein is encoded by the coding sequence ATGATCCAGCTCTACTACTACCCCAGCAACGCCAGCATGGCGCCCCACATCGTCCTGCAGGAGTTGGGCGTGCCCTTCCAGCTCCAGTTGGTCGACCGCAACCGCGACGAGCACAAGTCGCCCGCCTTCCTGGCGATCAATCCCAATGGCCTGCTGCCCGCCCTGCGGGACGGTGACCTGGTGCTGTTCGAATGCGCCGCCATCCTGCTGCATCTGGCGGACCGCCACGCCGACGCCGGCCTCATGCCGCCGCTGGGCACGCCGGAACGCGCCCAGGCCTACAAATGGTTGATGTGGCTGACCAACACCCTGCAGCCGACGGTGATCGCCTACTACTACCCGGACCGCTGGGTCGCGCCCGGCAATACCAGCGGCGCGGCTGAAGTGAAGCAACAGGCCGAACTGCGTGCCAGCGCGCAATTGGACCTGCTGGCCGCCGAGTTCGAGCGCCATGGCGGCCCGTGGGTGCTGGGCGAGCGCTACAGCGTGCTGGACGCTTTCGCCTTCATGCTGTGCCGCTGGACCCGCAACTTCGCGCAGCCGGCGCGGCAGCGCCCGGCTTTGGGCGCCTTCCTCGATCGCATGGCCGAGCGCCCCGCCCTGCGCCGGGCCATCGAGACCGAAGCCCTGCCGACACCCTGGTATTGA
- a CDS encoding helix-turn-helix transcriptional regulator encodes MRRADRLFQIVQLIRGRRLTTADFLSQRLEVSIRTVYRDVAALQQQGVPIDGEAGVGYRMRVGFELPPLMFSSEEAQSLVAAVRLAQSQLDAVLGQRAEEALSKILAVLPGTARAAAESLTVYAPQRGLDDATRTRLTELRQATESRNKLRLHYLDLNDQTTTRIVRPLACFFWGPVWTFSAWCELREDFRSFRVDRVQQLDMLEERFRDEPGKTLADLQRLDNARENLA; translated from the coding sequence ATGCGCCGCGCCGACCGTTTGTTCCAGATCGTCCAGTTGATTCGTGGACGCCGCCTGACCACCGCCGACTTCCTGTCCCAGCGGCTGGAAGTCTCCATCCGCACCGTGTATCGCGATGTGGCCGCGCTGCAGCAACAGGGCGTGCCGATCGACGGCGAAGCGGGCGTCGGCTACCGCATGCGGGTTGGCTTTGAACTGCCGCCGCTGATGTTCAGTTCGGAAGAGGCGCAGTCGCTGGTCGCCGCCGTGCGACTGGCGCAATCGCAGTTGGACGCGGTGCTGGGCCAGCGGGCGGAGGAAGCGCTGAGCAAGATCCTGGCGGTGCTGCCGGGCACGGCGCGCGCCGCGGCGGAGAGCCTGACGGTCTATGCCCCGCAGCGCGGCCTGGACGACGCCACCCGCACCCGGCTGACCGAGCTGCGCCAGGCCACCGAGTCCCGCAACAAGCTGCGCCTGCACTACCTCGATCTGAACGATCAGACCACCACCCGCATCGTGCGTCCGCTGGCCTGCTTCTTCTGGGGGCCGGTCTGGACTTTCTCCGCCTGGTGCGAGCTGCGCGAGGACTTCCGCAGCTTCCGGGTCGACCGGGTGCAGCAGTTGGACATGCTGGAAGAGCGCTTCCGCGATGAACCGGGCAAGACCCTGGCCGACCTGCAGCGGCTCGACAACGCGCGCGAGAACCTGGCCTGA
- a CDS encoding acyltransferase family protein produces MAAVRLFPLDALRALAAQLIVLHHLSVYGPIAEAMHALFPLLTGWFYDYGRMAVQIFLVLGGYLSARALSAQESQLHRSAPALLAQRYWRLVPPFMAAVMLTLAASWLVKPLLPELVPEQVNLLQLIAHALLLHDLLQVEALTVGAWYVAIDFQLFALLLLVMWGLRRLPLSLGMRQRLAPALVGLLCAASLLMFNRMGELDAYGIYFFGAYGLGALLFWSQSWSARRRWLTWSLLGSMLAAALAIQFRERLVVAAMTVIVVAAWRHGGGPAWFQARLQGLARHAYALFLVHFPVCLLVNALYEHRAESPAPMLDVLAPLALIAAWGLSNVAAVPFYRWIEAPLMRWRPAAAVLPRGAAIR; encoded by the coding sequence ATGGCCGCCGTCCGTCTGTTCCCGCTTGATGCCCTGCGTGCACTCGCCGCTCAACTGATCGTCCTTCACCATCTGTCCGTCTACGGTCCGATCGCCGAAGCGATGCATGCGCTGTTTCCGCTGCTGACGGGCTGGTTCTACGACTACGGCCGCATGGCGGTGCAGATCTTCCTGGTGCTGGGCGGCTACCTGAGCGCGCGTGCCCTGTCGGCCCAGGAATCGCAGCTCCACCGTTCGGCGCCGGCCTTGCTGGCTCAGCGCTACTGGCGGCTGGTGCCGCCATTCATGGCCGCCGTGATGCTCACCTTGGCCGCCTCCTGGTTGGTCAAGCCGCTGCTGCCTGAGCTGGTGCCCGAGCAGGTGAACCTGCTTCAGCTGATCGCGCATGCGCTGCTGCTGCATGACCTGCTGCAAGTGGAGGCGCTCACCGTGGGCGCCTGGTATGTGGCGATCGACTTCCAGCTCTTTGCCCTGCTGCTGCTGGTGATGTGGGGCCTGCGTCGGCTGCCGCTGAGCCTGGGCATGCGGCAGCGGCTGGCGCCGGCGCTGGTCGGCCTGCTGTGTGCCGCGTCGCTGCTGATGTTCAATCGCATGGGCGAGCTGGACGCCTACGGCATCTATTTCTTCGGCGCCTATGGGCTGGGCGCGCTGCTGTTCTGGAGCCAGTCGTGGTCCGCACGCCGTCGGTGGCTGACCTGGTCGTTGCTGGGCAGCATGCTGGCGGCCGCACTGGCGATCCAGTTCCGTGAGCGGCTGGTGGTGGCCGCGATGACGGTCATCGTGGTCGCGGCCTGGCGACACGGCGGCGGCCCGGCCTGGTTCCAGGCGCGACTGCAAGGTCTGGCGCGCCATGCCTATGCGCTGTTCCTGGTGCATTTCCCGGTCTGCCTGCTGGTCAACGCCCTGTACGAGCACCGGGCCGAAAGTCCGGCCCCGATGCTGGATGTGCTGGCTCCGCTGGCCTTGATTGCGGCCTGGGGGCTGAGCAATGTGGCCGCCGTGCCCTTCTACCGCTGGATCGAGGCGCCGCTGATGCGCTGGCGCCCGGCGGCGGCGGTGCTTCCGCGCGGCGCAGCGATTCGCTGA
- a CDS encoding CoxG family protein has translation MTTLTLNDDLILPVSQARAWAALQDLTLLRDSLPHGITLDPGASPRSYALSMPAFQGQLTVLDTAAPRQVRLRFDGHGDALGSTEGQVQLRLELLGEHRTLLHVALVLQTQREPSSFRLKTIQALDGHLKRLAEAVMRRHPSDRPPPVKAAPKPWPQRLVDWYLSWFAAIFNGTLYPPPKPRTRSQKPPR, from the coding sequence ATGACCACGCTGACCCTGAACGACGACCTCATCCTGCCGGTCTCCCAAGCCCGCGCCTGGGCAGCGCTGCAGGATCTGACGCTGCTCCGGGACAGCCTGCCGCACGGCATCACCCTGGACCCCGGCGCCTCGCCCCGCAGCTATGCGCTCTCGATGCCGGCCTTCCAGGGACAGCTGACGGTGCTCGACACCGCCGCCCCGCGCCAGGTGCGGCTGCGCTTCGACGGCCATGGCGACGCGCTCGGATCCACCGAAGGCCAGGTGCAGCTGCGGCTCGAATTGCTGGGCGAGCATCGCACCTTGCTGCATGTCGCCCTGGTGTTGCAGACCCAGCGCGAGCCCTCGTCCTTCCGTCTGAAGACCATCCAGGCGCTGGATGGCCATCTGAAACGCCTGGCGGAGGCGGTCATGCGGCGTCATCCCTCCGACCGGCCGCCCCCGGTGAAGGCCGCGCCCAAACCCTGGCCGCAGCGGCTGGTGGATTGGTATCTGAGCTGGTTCGCCGCGATCTTCAACGGCACCCTCTATCCGCCCCCCAAGCCGCGCACGCGTTCGCAGAAGCCGCCTCGCTGA
- a CDS encoding NAD(P)/FAD-dependent oxidoreductase, whose translation MNAELPHVLIVGCGFGGLEATKVLDGAPVRVTLIDRSNHHLFQPLLYQVATAGLSAPAIAAPIRHMRRHQRNLTVLMAEVEHIDKAQRRVRLSDGQELGYDHLIVAAGATHSYFGNDQWQDHAPGLKTLADAFKLRARLLSAFERAETLPDEASRAPWLNFIVIGGGPTGVEMAGTLAEIARHTLRDEFRRIDPSRAQVLLIEGSDRVLAAFKPAQSAQARAQLERLGVQVRVNCRVVGIDEHGVDLQTADGGRERIASRTKVWAAGVAASPLARTLDVPLDRAGRVVVDEHMNIPGHPEVFVVGDMAAAQSLEKDGSRKPVPGVSPGAKQAGRHAAKQILARMNGRSERPFRYMDYGSLATIGRKAAVADLGTVQFSGLSAWLFWLFVHVYFLIGFRNRVRVFADWAWAYFTFQRHARIVVEPQTPHDPPDVF comes from the coding sequence ATGAATGCCGAATTGCCTCATGTCCTGATCGTGGGTTGCGGCTTCGGTGGCCTGGAGGCCACCAAAGTGCTGGACGGCGCGCCGGTGCGCGTGACGCTGATCGACCGCAGCAACCACCACCTGTTCCAGCCGCTGCTCTACCAGGTGGCCACCGCCGGCCTGTCGGCGCCCGCCATCGCCGCGCCGATCCGGCACATGCGGCGCCACCAGCGCAATCTCACGGTGCTGATGGCGGAGGTCGAGCACATCGACAAGGCCCAGCGGCGGGTGCGTCTGTCCGATGGCCAGGAACTCGGCTATGACCATCTGATCGTGGCCGCGGGCGCGACCCACAGCTACTTCGGCAACGACCAGTGGCAGGACCACGCGCCGGGACTGAAGACCCTGGCGGATGCCTTCAAGCTGCGGGCGCGGCTGTTGAGCGCCTTCGAGCGCGCCGAGACGCTGCCCGACGAGGCCAGCCGCGCACCGTGGCTGAACTTCATCGTGATCGGCGGCGGACCGACCGGTGTCGAGATGGCCGGCACGCTGGCCGAGATCGCGCGCCACACCCTGCGCGACGAGTTCCGACGCATCGATCCCAGCCGTGCGCAGGTGCTGCTGATCGAGGGCTCGGACCGGGTGCTGGCGGCCTTCAAGCCGGCGCAGTCGGCCCAGGCGCGGGCGCAACTGGAGCGGCTCGGGGTGCAGGTGCGGGTGAATTGCCGGGTGGTCGGCATCGACGAGCACGGTGTGGACCTGCAGACCGCGGACGGCGGGCGCGAACGCATTGCCTCCCGTACCAAGGTCTGGGCCGCAGGGGTGGCCGCGTCGCCGCTGGCGCGCACACTGGACGTGCCGCTGGACCGCGCCGGCCGGGTGGTGGTGGATGAGCACATGAACATTCCGGGGCATCCCGAGGTGTTCGTGGTGGGCGACATGGCTGCAGCGCAGAGCCTCGAAAAGGACGGCAGCCGCAAGCCGGTGCCCGGGGTCAGCCCCGGCGCCAAGCAGGCGGGGCGCCATGCCGCCAAGCAGATCCTGGCCCGGATGAACGGCCGATCGGAACGGCCGTTCCGCTACATGGATTACGGCTCGCTGGCCACCATCGGTCGGAAGGCGGCGGTGGCGGACCTCGGGACGGTCCAGTTCAGCGGCCTCTCGGCCTGGCTGTTCTGGCTGTTCGTGCACGTCTATTTTCTGATCGGATTTCGCAATCGGGTGCGGGTGTTTGCCGACTGGGCCTGGGCGTACTTCACCTTCCAGCGCCACGCGCGGATCGTGGTCGAACCGCAGACGCCGCACGATCCGCCGGATGTCTTTTGA